The Staphylococcus saprophyticus subsp. saprophyticus ATCC 15305 = NCTC 7292 genome contains the following window.
GACACCTGTTGCGTTTTGGATATCCTCGTCAGTCAGGTGATTCTTAATACCACCTGAGCCATTTGTTTCTACTTTTATTTTAACGTTCATTTTTTCAGCTTGTTTTTTCAAAGCATCACGTGCCATATACGTATGCGCGATACCGGTTGGACACGCTGTTACAGCTAAAATGTATGGCTCGTTTGAATCCGTAGTTGAAGCAGGCGTGCCTTGTGCTTCTGCGGCTTCTTCTTCCGTTGCTTCATCATCAGCTTTATCGATAATGTTAAGGACTTCTTCTGGTGACTCCGCATGTAATAATGATGCTCTGACATTTTCATCCATCAGAATTCCAGATAATTTAGCTAAAGCATCTAAATGTGTTTGAGCACCGCCTTCAGGTGCTGCAATCATAAAGAATAAATGTGCTGGTTGCATATCTAAACTTTGATAATCCACACCTATTTTAGACTTACCAAATGCGATTGCAGGTGTATTAACTGCAGCTACTTTAGCATGTGGAATCGCTATACCTTCACCAATACCTGTTGTACTTTGGGATTCACGATTATGAATCGCTTCTTTAAAACTTGTTAAATCATTCAATTTACCTGCCTGATTCAGCTGATTGACTAATTCATCGATAACACCATTTTTGTCTGAAGCTGATAAATCCATAGCAATTGTATCTTTTGTTAATAACTCAGTAATTCTCATATTACTCACTCCCACCTAATGTCGTAATAACGACTTGCTTTTTAATATCTTCAATCGCAGTTGCTGTAGCCAAATCCTCGTTAAATGCTGTAGCGGTTCCAGCAGACACTGCTTGTTTAAATGCTTCTTTAATTGGCAATCCAGCCTCAAGACCGGCAACCATACCAGCAACCGTACTATCTCCTGATCCTACTGTATTAACTACGTGACCGTTAGGCACAATGGCTTTAAAGCTCTGTTGTGCATCGACATAAACTGCGCCTTCACCGCCTAACGAGATAATGACCGATTGCGCACCCCTTGTTAATATTTCAGTCGCATACTTGATTACATCTTGATCAGTCTCAATCGTAGTGTTGAACATCACTTCTAACTCGTCTTTATTCGGTTTAATAAATAAAGGATGATACCCTAATACCGATTCAACTAAATCTTTTTCTGCATCAACCACTAGTTTGGCTCCCGTTGCATTAGTGATTTGAGCAATTTGTTCATATGCATCATTCGGTACACTTTTCGGAATGCTCCCAGCAACTATAACCGTATCCTCTTTTGTGGTTTTTTTAATTTGTGTTAACAATGTTTCGAACTGTTCATCTGTTATTTGCGGTCCAGGTGCATTAATTTCTGTTT
Protein-coding sequences here:
- the pfkB gene encoding 1-phosphofructokinase; its protein translation is MIYTVTFNPSIDYIMFANDFELNGLNRATETYKFAGGKGINVSRVLKTLDVSSTALGFAGGFPGQFIAETLAKSDIGTNFVQVNEDTRINVKLKTGKETEINAPGPQITDEQFETLLTQIKKTTKEDTVIVAGSIPKSVPNDAYEQIAQITNATGAKLVVDAEKDLVESVLGYHPLFIKPNKDELEVMFNTTIETDQDVIKYATEILTRGAQSVIISLGGEGAVYVDAQQSFKAIVPNGHVVNTVGSGDSTVAGMVAGLEAGLPIKEAFKQAVSAGTATAFNEDLATATAIEDIKKQVVITTLGGSE